ACATGCACACCCTTAGCGGTCTGCTTCATGCCAGCCCCAATAATTTCTCTATAGGCTACGGCGAATTTTTAAGAGTAGCTAACAATTTAACGGCCGATATTCGAGAGATGACGGAGGCTTATAAAATAGCAGTTTTTAATGTGTTAGCATGTAATCAAGACGACCATTCAAGAAACGTGTCATTTTTAATGGATTCAGAGGGTAAATGGCGTGTTGCTCCGGCCTATGACTTGACGTTTCACATAAATCAACACAATCAAAATAAAATGAGTATCCAAGATATCGCAAATCCGACAGAGAGAGATTTGATTGCATTTGGAGAAAATTTTGGAATTTCGAAGAAGGTCGCTAGCGAAATTGTCGATAAAACCAAGACAGCATTGAGAAGCTTTAAAAAACTAGCACAAGAATACGACGTATCAAAAAGAGAGGTGGCCAAAATTGAGAAGGCGATAGGGGCAAAGCTTTTTCAAAATAAGTTAAAATGAGCAAATAGCTTGGATTATCATTCAAATTATAACTATAGGGTCCTATGAAGGATAGGAGGATCGATTCACTTTTGGTAAGTATTTGCTTCGAGGTGCAGAGTGGTTCCCGGGACGATTTTGTAGGGCTTGGTCGCGAGTGCCGCACTTCTAGCGTGACCCAGTACCAAATATTTCCATGTTACAGTACTAGATAATATCATTTACCACAGGGACGGGTTTATTTATAAAACCAAACTATTCTACCCCAAAATGAGATATCTGAGGACAAATTACCGCCGTGCAAAAAGCGGCAATCCATCACTTTTTGTCTTAAAAACTGCCCTAACTATGAGGACAATTATCCCGATTATAGCCACGAGGCCGAGACCGAACACGAAGCCTCCCGTCAATGCCCCGATTAGAGCAATGATCCACCACCAGCACATGATGAGTACACCTAGGCCGATGACACCGGCGATGATCGCGCCTATGCCCATAATGACGATAACAATCCAAGCTATTGGGTCCATATTATTTTCCGGCTCCCGTTCAAACCACTTTTCGTCCGGCTCTGAAGGATAAGAAGATCAATTCACTTTCCCCAAGTAGCTGATCTACGGTGTCGACATTGCAATAGGGCCCTTAGGAACTAATTGGGGTGTTAGTGGAGGTTCTGACGCTGCAACGATGAGGCGAAGCGCTCCAGAGGGGCATAGGTATAATGCTCAGGTGGTCGGCCTCCTTCAATATCGGTTGTATACAGGAGCTCCCAGGTGCTTCACCGAAAGATGTGAGGTAGTATGTTAGAAAGGGGTCTCCGACCATGAAACAGGGAACGCCACATCTCAGGGGAATCGTTATTCCGGAGTCAGAGCTTAAGCTCTCCTTTGCGCGTTCCGGAGGGCCGGGGGGACAAAATGTTAATAAGGTTGAAACCAAGGTAACGATTACCTTTGATTATATGGCTTCTCAGGCGCTCTCATGGGAGCAGAAGGGGCGCATAGCGCGGCATGCCAAGGTTCAAAGCTGCCTTAATGCTGATGGTATGATCGCCATTACCTCACAGCGGCACCGCAGCCAGCTCCTAAATCGGGAGGATGCGATTGAAAAGTTGCATGAACTTCTGCACGAGGTCACGCGACCTAGGAAGAGACGGATACCTACCAAAAAGACTAAATCTAGTGAGCGTAAGAGGGTCGACAACAAGAGGTCGCGTAGCACCACTAAAACGACGCGCCAAAAGGTTCGTTCCGATGACGATTAGTATTATTGCTTACAAAGCGCGTAACCACTCCGGCCTAAGCTCATCTGGTAGCGAGATAGAGAGAGCTTGAGCGCTGCTGGGGTGCTGCAACCTTAGCCCAAAACTTACCAGGTGCAGATAGGGGGCGATAGCTCCGCCGTAGAAGTTATCGCCTAGTATTGCAACCCCCAGGGATGCCGCATGTACTCTGATCTGGTGCGTACGACCAGTTACCGGGAGCGCTTTAAGCACCGTTATCGGAAGACCATCTGAGTGCGTACGATGAGAGAGCGAGAGGTGTGTAAGCGCTGATTGGCCGCTGTTAGTTGAAACGGTACGGAGTACTGGATGTTGTTTGTCGCGTGCAATGGCGAGCGCTACGGTTTTGGTATCCCAGTGGACATTGGCAGCCGTAGCAAGATAATAACTCTTTTCTACCGCGCGTGATTCAAAGGCTTTTTGCAGAGCTGCGTGCGCTCTCGAGTTAATGCTAACAACAACTAGCCCCTGGGCAGAAACATCGAGTCGCGAGGGCATATGAATACGCGTGTTGAAATGGCTATCGAGCGCTGCTTTAAGGCTATAGTGTCGCTGCTCCTTGGCCGGCATGCTTGAGAGCCCCGGTGGTTTGTATACGACCGCGAGGGCATCATCGTGATACACGATATAGCGCTCCTCAAAGCGCGGGAATATTGCAGCGGCCTGCGCTATCTCAAACTTCGGCTCGTAGTATTCAACCTTACATGGAAAGGGGAGCAGTTGGTCCTCTATGATCTCTGCGCCATTGATATAGATCCCGCCGAAATCAAAACGCTCGGCCCAGGAGCTGTGCGAAATATGTGTAAGTTTTGCCTGTAATAGTTCTAGTAACGATGCCGCACCATCAATTGTAGAGGAAAGGGTCCAGCACCAGTACTTGCTTCTCAGGGTATCAAAGATCCTATTAAGGTCTGGGGATCGTTGCTGACTGTGGTCGCTATCTTTAGTCATTGGCGCGTAGCTGCCGGCACATTACAGTAGGGGGGGCGGTTAGGACTTTTTAAAAGCCTTGTACTTTTTAAGAGCGAGCTCAAGACGAGATAGGCGGTCTACAAGTTCCGCTGCTGGCAGGGTTGAGCTAAGTGCCTCACTGCGACTAAGGCCGAAGGCCTCTTCAAATTTAGAGAGGCTCTGCAGCAGTTCCGGAGTTAGCATGCGTGATATTTTAAAACGAGCCAGCTCCGTTCTCTCGGTTCTAATATCCACCAACTGTTGCAGGGGGCCCTGTTGATTAAGTTGGGCGGCGAAGGTTGGGTCTTCGACCGGGCAGTCTGGTATAGATGCCAGAGGTGATTGAGCGTTAGAGAGGAGGGCTGGGGTTACATTGGCAAAGATGATGTCACCTGCAGTATTAAAAGCCATCGCAGTGGCAACGCTGTCGTCTGAGAGTGAGGCGGGATCGACCGAGAAAGAGATATTATAGAGGGTATCGCCGACCTTCTCAATTTTCGTGTCTAATATCTGCTGAGAGTCCGTGGCTGAGAAAACAAGCCCGACCGCCTTTAGCGGCTCCGGCTTGGCCTCGACCTTGACCTTAATAAGCAGAGGGGCTCTGCCCGCATTCTGGGCTTGCGCGTTAACAGCACAACAGACCGAGATGATACTCAGCAACGCAACTAAGCGTCGTATTAATTTAGTATTAATAAGGGCAGATACTTTAGCTGACATCATGACCCCACTCAGTGATTAATATTTGCCGATAAATTTTCTAGAATCTTGAGTGATGTTTCAAGATTAGTATTTTCGCGCTCAAGGGTCTTCGATCTTGAGATCAGGGTTGCCACGGTTGATGTATGATGAACTGATAGGTCATAGCGGCGAGTGGTGCTGGAACCTCTAGCATATACGTTGGCTGATCTAGCTTGTTGAGCGCACCGATAGGAAAGGCGATGTCCATAAAGCGACCATCGCGTGAGCCTACTAATCTAACCTTTGCCTCGACCTCTCTGGTATTAATGAGTTCAACCGAGATAGGCATGAGGGCACCCGCCATGGGGACCGCGCTTATTTCGGGTATACGGTGAGAGATCTCGTAGCGGAAGGGGCCCGTCTTCTCCTGTGCTAATAGTAGGGTGCTGCTATAAATGAGCAAAGCAGATAAGGCGATTATCGTATGTATACAACTAGCCAAAGCTCTAGTTAGGCAGGTGTCATAGATAGCGGCCACATATCGTTTGATCCCATATCGTTTGATCCCATATCGTTTGATCACAGTGCGAGCCTTACGAAACCTGTTTTACACTCCACGTTCCAGCTTCGCCGGTCAACGCATTAACGAATGTACCAGTTATTGTGTCGGATGACAGCACCCCAGTAAGATTAAGAATAACGCCATTGGTACGTATCACAAGGGTATTCTCTGGTGCTCCCTCCTCTACTTTAGATGATGACATGCTAGGAGACCACCCCTCTATCCCGACGATAACAGCTACCTGGCCCTTTGTAGGTAGTGATAGCAGGGTTAGGGGTGAGCGGATACCGGGAATAATCCCTTCGATAGCGCCCGAGTAGAGACCACCCGGGACTAGTGGGAAGGTTGCATCGGCGGAAATACCGAGGGAACTATCAG
This genomic window from Pseudomonadota bacterium contains:
- a CDS encoding RluA family pseudouridine synthase, with product MTKDSDHSQQRSPDLNRIFDTLRSKYWCWTLSSTIDGAASLLELLQAKLTHISHSSWAERFDFGGIYINGAEIIEDQLLPFPCKVEYYEPKFEIAQAAAIFPRFEERYIVYHDDALAVVYKPPGLSSMPAKEQRHYSLKAALDSHFNTRIHMPSRLDVSAQGLVVVSINSRAHAALQKAFESRAVEKSYYLATAANVHWDTKTVALAIARDKQHPVLRTVSTNSGQSALTHLSLSHRTHSDGLPITVLKALPVTGRTHQIRVHAASLGVAILGDNFYGGAIAPYLHLVSFGLRLQHPSSAQALSISLPDELRPEWLRAL
- the arfB gene encoding alternative ribosome rescue aminoacyl-tRNA hydrolase ArfB, with protein sequence MKQGTPHLRGIVIPESELKLSFARSGGPGGQNVNKVETKVTITFDYMASQALSWEQKGRIARHAKVQSCLNADGMIAITSQRHRSQLLNREDAIEKLHELLHEVTRPRKRRIPTKKTKSSERKRVDNKRSRSTTKTTRQKVRSDDD